A DNA window from Theobroma cacao cultivar B97-61/B2 chromosome 5, Criollo_cocoa_genome_V2, whole genome shotgun sequence contains the following coding sequences:
- the LOC18597955 gene encoding 60S ribosomal protein L12-3, whose amino-acid sequence MPPKFDPTQVVDVFVRVTGGEVGAASSLAPKIGPLGLSPKKIGEDIAKETAKDWKGLRVTVKLTVQNRQAKVTVVPSAAALVIKALKEPERDRKKTKNIKHNGNISLDDVIEIAKVMRPRSMAKDLRGTVKEILGTCVSVGCMVDGKDPKDLQEEISEGEVDVPLE is encoded by the coding sequence ATGCCACCAAAGTTCGACCCGACCCAAGTGGTCGACGTCTTCGTTCGAGTCACTGGAGGCGAAGTCGGAGCTGCCAGTTCCCTCGCACCCAAAATCGGTCCTTTGGGTCTCTCCCCCAAAAAAATCGGTGAAGACATCGCCAAAGAAACCGCCAAGGATTGGAAGGGCTTACGTGTCACCGTCAAACTGACCGTCCAGAACCGTCAAGCCAAAGTCACTGTGGTTCCCTCTGCCGCAGCGTTAGTCATCAAGGCATTGAAGGAGCCCGAGAGGGATCGTAAGAAGACAAAGAATATTAAGCATAATGGGAACATTAGCCTCGATGATGTGATCGAGATTGCGAAAGTGATGAGGCCCAGATCCATGGCTAAGGATTTGAGAGGAACTGTGAAGGAGATTTTGGGAACTTGTGTTTCTGTTGGGTGTATGGTTGACGGGAAAGACCCTAAAGATCTGCAGGAGGAGATTTCTGAGGGAGAAGTTGATGTTCCCTTGgagtaa
- the LOC18597960 gene encoding auxin response factor 18, translating into MITFMDSKEKLKEMEKCLDSQLWHACAGGMVQMPSVNAKVFYFPQGHAEHACGPVDFRNCPRIPAYVLCRVASVKFMADPETDEVFAKIGLIPVSTNDPDFEDDGIGSIHGNETQEKPASFAKTLTQSDANNGGGFSVPRYCAETIFPRLDYSADPPVQTILAKDVHGETWKFRHIYRGTPRRHLLTTGWSTFVNHKKLVAGDSIVFLRAENGDLCIGIRRAKRCIGGGPESSSGWNATGGNCVVPYGGFSAFLREDESKLMRNGSTNGLNSNSNLMGKRKVRPEQVIEAATLAANGQPFEVVYYPRASTPEFCVKASLVKAALQIRWCSGMRFKMAFETEDSSRISWFMGTISSVQVADPLRWADSPWRLLQVTWDEPDLLQNVKRVSPWLVELVSNMPAIHLSPFSPPRKKLRLPQHPDFPLDSQLPMPTFSGNLLGPSSPFGCLPDHTPAGMQGARHAYYGLSLSDLHLKKLQSGLFPAGFPPPDHAATPNRTSNGGPIIQKPSMSENVSCVLTMAHSTQNCKKTDDAKTPQLVLFGQPILTEQQISLSCSADTVSPVLTGNSSSEGNVDKMANFSDGSGSALHQQGLPERSSCEGFPWYKDNRQEAETNLETGHCKVFMEAEDVGRTLDLSFLGSYDELYRKLADMFGIENSETLSHVLYRDVTGAVKHIGDEPFSDFMKTARRLTILMDSSSDNIGEYKGRNKH; encoded by the exons ATGATTACGTTTATGGACTCAAAAGAGAAACTGAAGGAGATGGAGAAGTGCTTGGATTCTCAGCTATGGCATGCCTGTGCTGGAGGAATGGTTCAGATGCCTTCAGTTAACGCCAAAGTCTTTTACTTTCCTCAAGGCCATGCTGAGCACGCTTGTGGCCCTGTTGATTTCAGGAACTGCCCTCGAATACCGGCTTATGTACTCTGCAGAGTCGCTTCTGTTAAGTTCATGGCTGATCCTGAGACTGATGAGGTTTTCGCGAAAATTGGGCTGATCCCGGTTAGTACTAATGATCCTGATTTTGAAGATGATGGAATTGGAAGCATTCATGGGAATGAAACACAGGAAAAGCCGGCATCTTTTGCTAAGACATTGACTCAGTCAGATGCAAACAATGGTGGTGGTTTTTCTGTTCCAAGGTATTGTGCTGAGACGATATTTCCAAGATTGGATTACTCTGCCGATCCCCCCGTTCAGACTATTCTTGCAAAGGATGTCCACGGGGAGACCTGGAAATTTAGGCATATATATAGAGGGACGCCAAGGAGACATCTTTTGACTACGGGATGGAGCACTTTTGTGAACCATAAGAAGCTTGTGGCTGGGGATTCGATTGTGTTTTTAAGGGCGGAGAATGGGGATCTTTGCATTGGTATACGAAGGGCGAAAAGGTGCATTGGAGGAGGGCCTGAGTCTTCATCTGGGTGGAACGCTACTGGTGGAAATTGTGTGGTGCCATATGGAGGGTTTTCAGCGTTTCTGAGGGAAGATGAGAGCAAGTTGATGAGAAATGGCAGTACTAATGGGCTTAACTCAAATAGTAATTTGATGGGGAAGAGAAAAGTTAGGCCTGAACAAGTTATTGAAGCTGCAACTCTTGCTGCCAACGGGCAGCCATTTGAGGTTGTTTACTACCCCAGGGCGAGTACGCCCGAGTTTTGTGTGAAGGCCTCTTTGGTGAAAGCAGCATTACAGATCCGGTGGTGCTCGGGGATGAGATTTAAAATGGCCTTTGAAACAGAGGATTCTTCACGGATTAGTTGGTTCATGGGCACTATATCTTCTGTTCAAGTTGCTGATCCCCTCCGCTGGGCTGACTCACCTTGGAGGCTTCTTCAG GTTACATGGGACGAGCCGGATTTGCTTCAAAATGTAAAACGTGTCAGTCCTTGGCTGGTGGAATTGGTTTCGAACATGCCCGCGATTCATCTATCTCCCTTTTCACCACCAAGGAAGAAGTTGAGACTGCCACAACACCCAGATTTCCCCCTTGACAGTCAACTTCCAATGCCAACATTTTCAGGCAACCTTCTTGGGCCCAGCAGCCCCTTTGGGTGTCTACCCGACCACACTCCTGCTGGCATGCAGGGAGCCAGGCATGCTTATTATGGTCTATCTTTATCGGATCTCCACCTCAAAAAACTGCAGTCAGGTCTCTTTCCGGCTGGTTTCCCACCACCTGATCATGCTGCTACACCCAATAGGACCTCCAATGGTGGCCCAATCATTCAAAAGCCTAGCATGAGTGAGAATGTTTCTTGTGTGCTAACTATGGCCCATTCTACCCAGAATTGTAAGAAAACTGATGATGCAAAGACGCCCCAGCTTGTACTTTTTGGTCAGCCAATTCTTACAGAGCAGCAGATCTCTCTCAGCTGCTCTGCTGATACAGTCTCGCCAGTTCTTACTGGAAATAGTTCATCAGAAGGGAATGTAGATAAGATGGCAAATTTTTCTGATGGTTCTGGATCTGCACTTCATCAACAAGGCCTGCCAGAGCGCTCATCCTGTGAAGGTTTCCCATGGTATAAGGATAATCGCCAAGAAGCTGAAACTAACTTGGAGACTGGTCACTGTAAAGTTTTTATGGAAGCAGAGGACGTAGGTCGAACACTTGACCTTTCATTCCTGGGTTCTTATGATGAATTGTACAGAAAGCTGGCAGACATGTTTGGTATAGAAAATTCTGAGACTCTGAGCCATGTGCTCTATCGGGATGTTACAGGTGCAGTCAAACACATAGGAGATGAACCATTCAG TGACTTCATGAAAACTGCAAGGAGATTGACAATTCTAATGGATTCAAGCAGCGACAACATAGGAGAGTATAAAGGAAGAAACAAACACTGA
- the LOC18597959 gene encoding CASP-like protein 5A1: MNASRPAVHPVEAPPLTDAAVHHPRVRMKDVQGMPGTKGGLFLRLSQFMFAIISVSVMATTNDFRSATAFCYLVLAVGLQSLWSLSLAFVDIYALLVKRSLRNNIVIRLFTIGDGITSTLTFAAACASAGITVLIGNDLDKCAMNHCTKFETATAMAFISWFAMSPSFLLNFWSLASQ; encoded by the exons atGAACGCGAGCCGTCCGGCGGTGCACCCGGTGGAGGCTCCACCGCTTACGGACGCGGCGGTGCACCATCCTAGAGTGAGGATGAAGGACGTCCAAGGCATGCCTGGGACTAAAGGCGGCCTTTTTCTGCGTCTTTCCCAGTTCATGTTTGCCATCATTTCTGTCTCTGTAATGGCCACCACCAATGATTTCCGCTCCGCCACCGCTTTTTG CTACCTCGTTCTTGCTGTTGGGTTGCAAAGTTTGTGGAGCCTGTCCCTGGCATTTGTTGACATATATGCCCTTTTGGTGAAACGAAGCCTGCGGAACAACATAGTAATCCGTTTGTTCACCATTGGCGATGGG ATCACTTCAACCCTTACATTTGCTGCTGCTTGTGCATCTGCTGGTATCACAGTCCTGATTGGTAATGATCTTGATAAATGTGCCATGAACCACTGCACTAAGTTTGAGACTGCTACAGCAATGGCTTTTATTAGCTGGTTTGCCATGTCACCATCCTTTCTGTTGAATTTCTGGTCATTGGCATCCCAGTGA
- the LOC18597952 gene encoding aquaporin PIP2-2 — MAKDIEVGGQFQAKDYHDPPPAPLVDAEELTKWSFYRAIIAEFIATLLFLYITVLTVIGYKSQIDKGGDECGGVGILGIAWAFGGMIFILVYCTAGISGGHINPAVTFGLFLARKVSLVRAILYMAAQCLGAICGCGLVKAFQKSYYNRYGGGANSLADGYSTGTGLGAEIIGTFVLVYTVFSATDPKRNARDSHVPVLAPLPIGFAVFMVHLATIPITGTGINPARSFGAAVMYNQDKPWDDQWIFWVGPFIGAAIAAIYHQYILRAAAAKALGSFRSSSAM, encoded by the exons ATGGCTAAGGACATTGAGGTCGGTGGTCAGTTCCAAGCCAAAGACTACCATGATCCTCCGCCAGCTCCGTTGGTCGACGCGGAGGAGTTGACAAAATGGTCCTTTTACAGGGCTATAATAGCTGAGTTTATTGCCACGCTCTTGTTTTTGTACATCACTGTGTTGACAGTGATCGGATACAAGAGCCAGATTGACAAGGGTGGTGATGAATGCGGTGGTGTTGGCATTCTTGGCATTGCTTGGGCTTTCGGTGGCATGATCTTTATCCTTGTTTACTGCACTGCTGGCATCTCAG GGGGGCACATCAATCCTGCAGTGACCTTTGGGCTGTTCCTGGCTAGGAAGGTGTCTTTGGTCCGAGCCATTTTGTACATGGCTGCTCAATGTTTGGGAGCCATCTGTGGGTGTGGGCTGGTGAAGGCATTCCAAAAATCTTACTACAACCGGTATGGAGGAGGAGCCAACAGCCTCGCTGATGGATACAGCACCGGAACCGGCTTGGGCGCTGAAATCATCGGCACCTTTGTTCTTGTCTACACTGTATTCTCTGCTACTGATCCCAAGAGGAATGCAAGAGACTCCCACGTCCCT GTCTTGGCACCGCTTCCCATTGGGTTTGCTGTGTTCATGGTTCACTTGGCCACTATTCCGATCACCGGCACCGGTATTAACCCTGCTCGTAGTTTTGGAGCTGCTGTTATGTACAACCAGGACAAGCCATGGGATGACCAA TGGATTTTCTGGGTTGGACCTTTCATTGGTGCCGCCATTGCTGCAATCTATCACCAGTATATCCTGAGGGCAGCTGCTGCTAAAGCTCTTGGATCCTTCAGGAGCAGCTCTGCcatgtaa
- the LOC18597956 gene encoding uncharacterized protein LOC18597956, with amino-acid sequence MASRKIFFGSKPSYIYPTMELDDGNVNHPSSDHHNHLEFDEADVWNSNESTTTTLDAKKPLPTSRTSSKKLLRKMEVSDRRSQMASASLPVNIPDWSKILKDEYREHGKSDEDVEDDDDDVDHDHDGRVPPHEYLARRRGASFSVHEGIGRTLKGRDLRRVRNAIWKKTGFED; translated from the coding sequence ATGGCATCAAGGAAGATCTTTTTTGGTTCAAAACCAAGCTATATCTACCCAACCATGGAACTTGATGATGGAAATGTCAACCACCCTTCTTCTGATCATCACAACCATTTGGAGTTCGATGAAGCAGATGTATGGAATTCTAATGAATCAACAACAACCACCCTGGATGCCAAAAAACCATTGCCAACTTCACGAACTTCGTCTAAGAAACTGTTGAGAAAGATGGAGGTAAGCGATCGTAGGAGCCAAATGGCCTCAGCTTCATTGCCAGTCAACATCCCTGACTGGTCCAAGATTCTTAAAGATGAATACCGGGAACATGGCAAGAGTGACGAAGATGTTGAGGACGATGACGACGACGTCGACCATGATCATGACGGAAGGGTTCCTCCTCATGAATATTTGGCTAGGAGAAGAGGCGCTTCGTTTTCTGTTCATGAAGGAATCGGGAGGACTTTGAAAGGAAGAGACCTGCGTCGTGTAAGGAATGCCATCTGGAAAAAAACAGGGTTCGAAGATTAG
- the LOC18597957 gene encoding uncharacterized protein LOC18597957, which translates to MVGRERRRILVGLAVAIFLGVAVYFRLWTIDYSDSSDDAELLRRQFDIANREAMDESAEWRLRFDEEADKASKCAKELEEIKESTEKKEDSTSSNEKLAMLQKENAALLKQVEMLKNELEAEIRRCHSE; encoded by the exons ATGGTTGGAAGGGAGAGAAGGAGAATATTGGTGGGATTAGCGGTGGCTATCTTTTTAGGAGTGGCAGTTTATTTCAGGCTTTGGACAATTGATTACTCTGACTCTTCTGATGATGCTGAGTTGCTAAG GAGACAGTTTGATATTGCAAACAGAGAGGCAATGGATGAATCTGCAGAGTGGAGGCTGAGATTTGATGAGGAGGCAGATAAGGCTTCAAAGTGTGCCAAGGAACTAGAAGAG ATTAAGGAGTCTACTGAGAAGAAGGAAGATTCTACTAGCTCTAATGAAAAACTGGCAATGCTGCAAAAG GAAAATGCTGCTTTACTCAAGCAGGTGGAAATGTTAAAAAATGAGCTCGAGGCTGAGATACGGAGGTGTCACTCAGAATAG